The following proteins are co-located in the Tripterygium wilfordii isolate XIE 37 chromosome 2, ASM1340144v1, whole genome shotgun sequence genome:
- the LOC119980787 gene encoding serrate RNA effector molecule-like isoform X1, protein MAEVMNIPVDSLDSHRDRSEKSAEETRDSSPPPPPLPSAPQQQPPQQTSRRRDRDSRERRDERDLDRPPNRRDYYDRNRSPPPPPREREREYKRRASMSPPPPPVYRDRRHSPPPRRSPPYKRSRREDGGYEPRRGSPRGGFGPGNRRFGYDYAGGYDRDMGGRPGYTEDRIHGRYIGRSSGGYQGGPDWDSGRGDASNTGGTQREGLMSYKQFIQELEDDILPAEAERRYQEYKSEYISTQKRAFFDAHKDEEWLRDKYHPTNLLAVIERRNELSRKLAKDFLLDLQSGSLDLGPGINVSSSNKSGQTSDPNSEDDVDAGGKRRRHGRLVAKEADISTAPKAHPISSDPRRIQIDVEQAQALVRKLDSEKGIEENILGGSDSDKISREKSHGSSTGPVIIIRGLTSVKGLEGVELLDTLITYLWRIHGLDYYGIVETNEAKGLRHVRGEGKSSDSSSNGAEWEKNLDSHWQDRLKGQDPLEIMTAKDKIDAAAVEALDPHVRKIRDEKYGWKYGCGAKGCTKLFHAAEFVHKHLKLKHPELVMELTSKVREELYFQNYTNDPDAPGGTPVMQQSLPKDRPQRHKLGSLKEERGGFRVRGNRANGGERYDRADPQSVDFQSNNDGLDRGNPDEPMYDAFGGQEMRVGASFSSDIPPPVLMPVPGAGPLGPFVPAPPEVAMQMFREQGGPPPFEGGGRNGRPGPQLNGPAPIILPPGFRQDPRRIRSYQDLDAPEDEVTVIDYRSL, encoded by the exons CCTCGCCACCGCCGCCTCCTCTTCCCTCCGCGCCTCAGCAACAGCCACCGCAACAGACTTCCAGGAGGCGCGATAGGGACTCTCGAGAGAGACGTGATGAACGGGACCTCGACCGTCCTCCTAACCGTCGCGATTACTATGATCGCAACAGGTCTCCCCCTCCTCCTCCCAGGGAGAGGGAGCGAGAGTATAAGAGGCGGGCCAGCATGAGTCCTCCGCCTCCTCCTGTCTATAGGGATAGGAGGCACTCGCCGCCCCCAAGACGCTCCCCTCCCTACAAGCGGTCCAGAAGGGAGGATGGCGGGTACGAGCCCAGGCGAGGGAGCCCTAGAGGAGGTTTTGGACCTGGCAATAGAAG GTTTGGTTATGATTATGCTGGTGGTTATGATCGTGATATGGGCGGAAGACCTGGTTATACTGAAGATAGGATTCATGGTCGGTACATTGGTCGGTCATCTGGTGGCTATCAAGGTGGTCCTG ACTGGGATTCAGGCCGCGGTGATGCTTCCAACACAGGCGGTACTCAAAG AGAAGGTTTGATGTCATACAAGCAATTCATTCAGGAGCTTGAAGATGATATACTACCAGCTGAAGCTGAGCGTAG ATATCAAGAGTACAAATCTGAGTATATTTCGACTCAGAAGCGAGCCTTCTTTGACGCTCATAAAGACGAGGAATG GTTGAGAGACAAATACCATCCAACAAATTTACTTGCTGTCATAGAAAG GAGGAATGAACTTTCTCGAAAGCTGGCGAAGGATTTTTTGCTTGATCTgcaaagtggatcgttggactT GGGCCCCGGCATAAATGTCTCATCTTCTAATAAATCAGGGCAAACTAGTGATCCAAATTCTGAGGATGACGTAGATGCTGGTGGCAAAAGGAGACGGCATGGTCGGCTAGTGGCCAAAGAAGCTGACATTTCTACTGCTCCTAAGGCTCATCCAATTAGCTCTGACCCTAGGAGAATCCAAATCGACGTCGAACAAGCGCAGGCCCTTGTACGTAAGCTTGACTCTGAAAAAGGAATTGAGGAAAATATTTTAGGTGGATCTGATAGTGACAAAATTAGTAGAGAGAAATCCCATGGCAGCTCCACTGGCCCAGTTATCATTATTAGGGGCTTAACTTCTGTCAAGGGTCTAGAGGGTGTTGAACTACTAGATACGCTCATTACTTATCTTTGGCGTATCCATGGCTTGGATTACTATGGGATTGTCGAAACAAATGAAGCTAAGGGTCTCAGGCATGTTAGAGGAGAAGGAAAGAGTTCTGATTCTAGCAGTAATGGGGCTGAGTGGGAAAAAAACCTTGACTCCCACTGGCAGGACAGGTTGAAGGGCCAAGACCCCTTGGAAATTATGACTGCTAAGGATAAGATAGATGCTGCTGCAGTTGAAGCCTTGGATCCACATGTCCGAAAGATTCGAGATGAAAAGTATGGTTGGAAGTATGGTTGTGGAGCCAAGGGTTGCACCAAGCTTTTTCATGCTGCCGAGTTTGTGCACAAACATCTTAAATTGAAGCATCCAGAACTTGTCATGGAGCTCACCTCCAAAGTGCGTGAAGAGCTGTATTTTCAAAACTACACGAA TGATCCAGATGCACCTGGTGGGACTCCTGTTATGCAACAATCTCTACCg AAAGATAGACCACAAAGACATAAATTGGGTTCACTGAAGGAAGAACGTGGTGGATTTAGGGTACGCGGTAACAGAGCTAATGGCGGTGAAAGATATGATAGAGCCGATCCACAGTCTGTTGACTTTCAGTCTAATAATGATGGTCTTGACAGGGGTAATCCTGATGAACCTATGTATGATGCTTTTGGCGGACAAGAAATGCGTGTTGGTGCTTCTTTCTCCTCGGATATACCTCCACCAGTATTGATGCCTGTCCCTGGGGCTGG TCCCCTTGGTCCTTTTGTCCCTGCTCCTCCTGAAGTTGCAATGCAGATGTTCAGAGAGCAGGGTGGTCCTCCTCCTTTTGAAGGCGGTGGTAGAAATGGGAGACCTGGACCGCAATTAAATGGGCCAGCCCCAATTATCTTACCTCCAGGCTTTCGACAGGATCCTCGACGTATACGCAG CTATCAAGACCTTGATGCACCGGAGGATGAAGTCACTGTTATAGACTACAGGAGTTTGTAG
- the LOC119980787 gene encoding serrate RNA effector molecule-like isoform X2 produces MAEVMNIPVDSLDSHRDRSEKSAEETRDSSPPPPPLPSAPQQQPPQQTSRRRDRDSRERRDERDLDRPPNRRDYYDRNRSPPPPPREREREYKRRASMSPPPPPVYRDRRHSPPPRRSPPYKRSRREDGGYEPRRGSPRGGFGPGNRRFGYDYAGGYDRDMGGRPGYTEDRIHGRYIGRSSGGYQDWDSGRGDASNTGGTQREGLMSYKQFIQELEDDILPAEAERRYQEYKSEYISTQKRAFFDAHKDEEWLRDKYHPTNLLAVIERRNELSRKLAKDFLLDLQSGSLDLGPGINVSSSNKSGQTSDPNSEDDVDAGGKRRRHGRLVAKEADISTAPKAHPISSDPRRIQIDVEQAQALVRKLDSEKGIEENILGGSDSDKISREKSHGSSTGPVIIIRGLTSVKGLEGVELLDTLITYLWRIHGLDYYGIVETNEAKGLRHVRGEGKSSDSSSNGAEWEKNLDSHWQDRLKGQDPLEIMTAKDKIDAAAVEALDPHVRKIRDEKYGWKYGCGAKGCTKLFHAAEFVHKHLKLKHPELVMELTSKVREELYFQNYTNDPDAPGGTPVMQQSLPKDRPQRHKLGSLKEERGGFRVRGNRANGGERYDRADPQSVDFQSNNDGLDRGNPDEPMYDAFGGQEMRVGASFSSDIPPPVLMPVPGAGPLGPFVPAPPEVAMQMFREQGGPPPFEGGGRNGRPGPQLNGPAPIILPPGFRQDPRRIRSYQDLDAPEDEVTVIDYRSL; encoded by the exons CCTCGCCACCGCCGCCTCCTCTTCCCTCCGCGCCTCAGCAACAGCCACCGCAACAGACTTCCAGGAGGCGCGATAGGGACTCTCGAGAGAGACGTGATGAACGGGACCTCGACCGTCCTCCTAACCGTCGCGATTACTATGATCGCAACAGGTCTCCCCCTCCTCCTCCCAGGGAGAGGGAGCGAGAGTATAAGAGGCGGGCCAGCATGAGTCCTCCGCCTCCTCCTGTCTATAGGGATAGGAGGCACTCGCCGCCCCCAAGACGCTCCCCTCCCTACAAGCGGTCCAGAAGGGAGGATGGCGGGTACGAGCCCAGGCGAGGGAGCCCTAGAGGAGGTTTTGGACCTGGCAATAGAAG GTTTGGTTATGATTATGCTGGTGGTTATGATCGTGATATGGGCGGAAGACCTGGTTATACTGAAGATAGGATTCATGGTCGGTACATTGGTCGGTCATCTGGTGGCTATCAAG ACTGGGATTCAGGCCGCGGTGATGCTTCCAACACAGGCGGTACTCAAAG AGAAGGTTTGATGTCATACAAGCAATTCATTCAGGAGCTTGAAGATGATATACTACCAGCTGAAGCTGAGCGTAG ATATCAAGAGTACAAATCTGAGTATATTTCGACTCAGAAGCGAGCCTTCTTTGACGCTCATAAAGACGAGGAATG GTTGAGAGACAAATACCATCCAACAAATTTACTTGCTGTCATAGAAAG GAGGAATGAACTTTCTCGAAAGCTGGCGAAGGATTTTTTGCTTGATCTgcaaagtggatcgttggactT GGGCCCCGGCATAAATGTCTCATCTTCTAATAAATCAGGGCAAACTAGTGATCCAAATTCTGAGGATGACGTAGATGCTGGTGGCAAAAGGAGACGGCATGGTCGGCTAGTGGCCAAAGAAGCTGACATTTCTACTGCTCCTAAGGCTCATCCAATTAGCTCTGACCCTAGGAGAATCCAAATCGACGTCGAACAAGCGCAGGCCCTTGTACGTAAGCTTGACTCTGAAAAAGGAATTGAGGAAAATATTTTAGGTGGATCTGATAGTGACAAAATTAGTAGAGAGAAATCCCATGGCAGCTCCACTGGCCCAGTTATCATTATTAGGGGCTTAACTTCTGTCAAGGGTCTAGAGGGTGTTGAACTACTAGATACGCTCATTACTTATCTTTGGCGTATCCATGGCTTGGATTACTATGGGATTGTCGAAACAAATGAAGCTAAGGGTCTCAGGCATGTTAGAGGAGAAGGAAAGAGTTCTGATTCTAGCAGTAATGGGGCTGAGTGGGAAAAAAACCTTGACTCCCACTGGCAGGACAGGTTGAAGGGCCAAGACCCCTTGGAAATTATGACTGCTAAGGATAAGATAGATGCTGCTGCAGTTGAAGCCTTGGATCCACATGTCCGAAAGATTCGAGATGAAAAGTATGGTTGGAAGTATGGTTGTGGAGCCAAGGGTTGCACCAAGCTTTTTCATGCTGCCGAGTTTGTGCACAAACATCTTAAATTGAAGCATCCAGAACTTGTCATGGAGCTCACCTCCAAAGTGCGTGAAGAGCTGTATTTTCAAAACTACACGAA TGATCCAGATGCACCTGGTGGGACTCCTGTTATGCAACAATCTCTACCg AAAGATAGACCACAAAGACATAAATTGGGTTCACTGAAGGAAGAACGTGGTGGATTTAGGGTACGCGGTAACAGAGCTAATGGCGGTGAAAGATATGATAGAGCCGATCCACAGTCTGTTGACTTTCAGTCTAATAATGATGGTCTTGACAGGGGTAATCCTGATGAACCTATGTATGATGCTTTTGGCGGACAAGAAATGCGTGTTGGTGCTTCTTTCTCCTCGGATATACCTCCACCAGTATTGATGCCTGTCCCTGGGGCTGG TCCCCTTGGTCCTTTTGTCCCTGCTCCTCCTGAAGTTGCAATGCAGATGTTCAGAGAGCAGGGTGGTCCTCCTCCTTTTGAAGGCGGTGGTAGAAATGGGAGACCTGGACCGCAATTAAATGGGCCAGCCCCAATTATCTTACCTCCAGGCTTTCGACAGGATCCTCGACGTATACGCAG CTATCAAGACCTTGATGCACCGGAGGATGAAGTCACTGTTATAGACTACAGGAGTTTGTAG